One stretch of Chryseobacterium scophthalmum DNA includes these proteins:
- a CDS encoding DNA repair ATPase, which translates to MSETLNSGTYEIIQNRLNEQKNDLIQRLQKLNENRKEIFGGVDFSLIANERISTEHNCVAKDIFSLKDILIFGSNAHLGLQTEINITDVFSIYKINNDRFEPQDSSLIGDEIFIDEFKNLYKYYRNTFFARFHFTENYLYMVFQLSESTSDIKAFKWLIKEDKLIYIDSRSASEVTYPPQHGFAWTKATRDMQRSGKFPHVSLADKVFVESIGGDITIKIEDNTDSGKGIYSEDVVHKDQNLDDAEIHFCDLDNLVLFKIKPYQESERYFIYNHKEKIVSRVDTLKYSAVLLPENQGVLFSNGYALQTGGLKVISQDQNKLHYLKTIPEPNGENFMYVFYDDKTNNYQLISYNIITQTIETPIRCSGFSILSDGRLIYLRETLETTKHHLAQIWQTPYSKELLPNTEKSDTLLYKIGNKDIVRVMAESQELITLLNKKDSYSGLYDDIVKLSTTILDAYYFLGDDEVENLDQPLKEIRNIAHSAINEYEKVVEQKKNTSEAVEKIKAAVEKILDDTKRINYSQLTEYIDMLSQIRAFRGEITGARDLKYVDVAVLDSLEKSLSERSEELSNACVNFLLQEDSLLPYQNRAQQISENIINLQKAIDAKTIEEEINNLSGQLELLVDIVNNLKIEDTSQSTQIIENISVIFARLNQERLELSKRKREISGKELSADFQAQMTLFDQSVINFLELSQTPEKCDEYLTKLSIQLEEMETKFVDFDEFIQKIGEKREEVYGHFQNKRVQLTEFRNKRTQSLYDSAQRILKSIQTKGESFGSENEINGYFATDLMVEKVRDISRQLMEFEDSAKAEEIQTLLKTSQQEAVRKLKDKKEIYADGDNVIALGDYKFAVNRQKLDLTLVLRNAQYYYHLTGTAFYEPLNFETISDYKEVWNQEYISENQSVKRFEYLAWNVFSNNRNINTEEQNRSAIQQFMTEHFGEGLVKGIHDEDALIIVSKLQQMHNELGLMQFTPKERALAQLFWYFLNQEKKEYYQKQFEAANLISKSFITDKGFQYLNEELSNEIKLFAHNNHFFAEVNFLNSAIYLKRENKSAFLVSEKAGLLHESFLKDLKEKGKDLEFVDQLNALKQYPAACFSIAESALNAFLFNSDSNFEEDIKKEAAVFFVTQNFDAKNILHIAYETVLEGLKSLEKDLNYTLNYYEFSSRLSNFNEVVVPKYKQLQELKAKWVNDKKKALKIDTFKSQVLSSFVRNRLINDVYFPLIGANLAKQLGTTGNDKRTDRMGMLLLVSPPGYGKTTLMEYMADRMGLVFMKINGPSIGHDIVSTDPNEAKNAGAKQELEKLNLALEMGDNVMLYLDDIQHCNPEFLQKFISLADGQRKIEGIYNGESKTYDLRSKRFCLVMAGNPYTESGEKFRIPDMLANRSDTYNLGEISGSKTELFDLSLIENSLMSNDYLTRLTQFGMENLYHLYDSVQSSSPNVDLAGNFSSNEISDFRKVVENILKVRDVVLKVNKQYITSAAMSDDYRNEPSFKLQGSYRNMNKLITQIQPILKEEEVTQIVLNHYQNESQTLTTGAESNMLKLKELMNILSEDEALRWEEIKKTFVKNKTIKGLGDNDRMTQVIALLAQFSEGLDGIKDVLNKN; encoded by the coding sequence ATGTCAGAAACATTAAATTCAGGGACATACGAAATAATCCAGAACCGATTGAATGAGCAGAAAAATGATCTCATTCAAAGGCTTCAGAAGCTAAATGAAAACCGTAAAGAAATTTTCGGCGGCGTAGATTTTTCACTCATCGCCAACGAAAGAATTTCTACGGAGCACAATTGCGTTGCCAAAGATATTTTTTCACTAAAAGATATTTTGATTTTTGGTTCTAATGCACATTTGGGTTTACAGACCGAAATCAACATAACCGATGTTTTTTCAATTTATAAAATAAATAATGATCGTTTTGAACCGCAAGACTCTTCTTTAATTGGAGATGAAATTTTTATTGACGAGTTCAAAAACCTCTATAAATATTACAGAAATACATTTTTTGCACGCTTTCATTTTACTGAAAACTATCTGTATATGGTTTTCCAGTTGTCGGAAAGTACATCCGATATCAAGGCTTTTAAATGGCTGATCAAAGAGGATAAATTAATTTATATTGATTCTCGAAGTGCTTCGGAAGTAACTTATCCGCCACAACATGGTTTTGCATGGACGAAAGCAACCAGAGATATGCAGCGAAGCGGAAAATTTCCACATGTTTCTTTGGCTGATAAAGTTTTTGTGGAGTCTATTGGCGGCGATATCACGATAAAAATTGAAGACAATACCGATTCAGGAAAAGGAATTTATTCTGAAGATGTTGTTCATAAAGATCAGAACCTCGACGATGCCGAAATTCATTTTTGTGATCTTGATAATCTTGTTTTATTTAAAATTAAACCTTATCAGGAATCTGAGCGTTATTTTATTTATAATCATAAAGAAAAAATTGTTTCAAGAGTTGATACCTTGAAGTATTCGGCGGTTTTGCTTCCGGAAAATCAGGGCGTTCTTTTCTCGAACGGTTATGCTTTGCAGACGGGAGGTTTAAAGGTGATTTCTCAGGATCAGAATAAACTTCATTATCTGAAAACGATTCCTGAACCGAATGGTGAAAATTTTATGTATGTTTTTTATGATGATAAAACGAATAATTATCAGCTGATTTCGTACAATATCATTACACAAACTATCGAGACACCGATTCGTTGCAGCGGTTTTTCTATTTTAAGTGATGGAAGATTAATTTATCTAAGAGAAACTCTCGAAACCACAAAACATCATTTAGCTCAGATTTGGCAGACTCCATATTCAAAAGAATTGTTGCCAAATACCGAAAAATCAGACACGCTTCTTTACAAAATCGGGAATAAAGATATTGTAAGAGTGATGGCTGAAAGTCAGGAATTGATTACACTTTTAAATAAAAAAGATTCTTACAGCGGATTGTACGATGATATTGTCAAGCTTTCCACAACGATTTTAGATGCGTATTATTTTCTTGGTGATGATGAGGTTGAAAATCTCGATCAGCCTTTAAAAGAAATCAGGAATATCGCTCATTCTGCCATTAATGAATACGAAAAAGTTGTCGAGCAGAAGAAAAATACTTCTGAAGCGGTTGAAAAAATCAAAGCAGCGGTTGAGAAAATTTTAGATGATACTAAAAGAATTAACTACTCTCAACTGACGGAATATATTGATATGCTTTCGCAAATCAGAGCTTTTCGTGGTGAAATTACCGGAGCAAGAGATCTGAAATATGTTGATGTTGCTGTTCTTGATTCTTTAGAGAAATCACTTTCAGAGCGTTCTGAGGAACTTTCAAATGCCTGTGTGAATTTCCTGCTTCAGGAAGATTCTTTGTTGCCTTATCAAAACAGAGCACAGCAGATTTCTGAAAATATCATCAATTTACAGAAAGCAATTGACGCCAAAACAATTGAGGAAGAAATCAATAATTTATCTGGGCAACTTGAACTTTTGGTGGATATTGTCAACAATTTAAAAATTGAAGATACATCACAATCTACGCAGATTATTGAAAATATTTCGGTGATTTTTGCAAGGTTAAATCAGGAGAGATTAGAGCTTTCAAAAAGGAAAAGAGAAATTTCCGGTAAAGAATTGTCTGCAGATTTTCAGGCACAAATGACATTGTTTGATCAGTCGGTAATTAATTTTCTTGAATTATCTCAAACTCCCGAAAAATGTGATGAATATTTAACCAAACTTTCCATTCAGTTGGAAGAAATGGAAACAAAATTTGTTGATTTTGATGAATTTATTCAAAAGATTGGTGAAAAAAGGGAAGAAGTTTACGGGCATTTTCAAAATAAAAGAGTTCAGCTAACAGAATTCCGAAACAAGCGTACGCAGAGTTTGTATGATTCTGCACAACGAATTTTAAAATCTATTCAGACTAAAGGTGAATCTTTTGGTTCTGAAAACGAAATCAACGGCTATTTTGCGACCGATTTAATGGTGGAGAAAGTGAGAGATATTTCCCGTCAGTTGATGGAATTTGAAGATTCTGCCAAAGCGGAAGAAATTCAGACTTTGCTGAAAACTTCTCAGCAGGAGGCAGTCAGAAAACTTAAAGATAAAAAGGAAATTTATGCAGACGGAGATAATGTAATTGCTTTAGGTGACTATAAATTTGCAGTAAACCGTCAGAAATTAGATCTTACTTTAGTGTTAAGAAATGCTCAGTATTATTATCATTTGACAGGAACTGCATTTTATGAACCTTTAAATTTTGAAACAATTTCAGATTATAAAGAAGTCTGGAATCAGGAATATATTTCAGAAAATCAAAGTGTAAAACGTTTCGAATATTTAGCGTGGAATGTTTTTTCAAACAATAGAAATATTAATACAGAAGAACAAAACCGAAGCGCAATTCAGCAATTTATGACGGAGCATTTTGGTGAAGGTTTGGTGAAAGGAATTCATGATGAAGATGCTTTGATAATAGTTTCAAAACTTCAGCAGATGCACAATGAATTAGGGTTGATGCAGTTTACGCCGAAAGAAAGAGCTTTAGCGCAATTATTCTGGTATTTTCTGAATCAGGAAAAAAAAGAATATTACCAAAAGCAGTTTGAAGCAGCGAATTTAATTTCAAAATCATTTATAACAGATAAAGGTTTTCAATATTTAAATGAAGAATTGTCGAATGAAATAAAATTATTTGCTCACAATAATCATTTTTTTGCTGAAGTAAATTTTCTGAATTCTGCAATTTATCTGAAAAGAGAAAACAAATCAGCATTCTTAGTTTCTGAAAAAGCAGGTTTACTACATGAATCATTTTTAAAAGATTTAAAGGAAAAAGGAAAAGATCTTGAGTTTGTTGATCAGCTGAATGCTTTGAAACAATATCCTGCAGCTTGTTTTTCTATTGCAGAAAGTGCATTGAATGCGTTTCTATTTAATTCAGATTCAAATTTCGAAGAGGATATTAAAAAAGAAGCTGCTGTATTTTTTGTGACCCAGAATTTTGATGCCAAAAATATTCTTCACATTGCTTATGAAACGGTTCTTGAAGGTTTAAAATCTTTAGAAAAAGATCTTAATTATACTTTGAATTATTATGAGTTTTCTTCCCGATTATCCAATTTCAATGAAGTCGTTGTTCCGAAATACAAACAGCTTCAGGAATTGAAAGCAAAATGGGTGAATGATAAAAAGAAAGCACTGAAAATAGATACTTTCAAATCGCAGGTTTTAAGTTCATTTGTAAGAAACAGATTGATTAACGATGTTTATTTTCCGTTGATTGGAGCTAATTTAGCTAAACAATTAGGAACAACTGGAAACGATAAACGTACCGACAGAATGGGAATGTTGCTTCTCGTTTCACCTCCAGGTTATGGAAAAACTACGTTAATGGAATATATGGCAGATCGAATGGGATTGGTTTTTATGAAAATCAACGGTCCGTCAATCGGTCACGATATTGTTTCCACAGACCCAAATGAAGCAAAAAATGCCGGAGCAAAACAGGAGCTTGAAAAGCTGAATTTAGCTTTGGAAATGGGTGATAATGTGATGTTGTATTTGGATGATATTCAACATTGTAATCCTGAATTTTTACAGAAATTTATTTCTTTAGCAGATGGACAAAGGAAAATTGAAGGAATTTATAATGGTGAAAGCAAAACCTATGATTTAAGGTCAAAACGTTTCTGTTTGGTGATGGCTGGAAATCCATACACAGAAAGTGGCGAAAAATTCAGAATTCCGGATATGTTGGCAAACCGTTCTGATACATATAATTTAGGTGAAATTTCCGGCAGTAAAACTGAATTGTTTGATTTAAGTTTGATTGAAAATTCACTGATGTCAAACGATTATCTTACCCGATTGACTCAGTTTGGAATGGAAAATCTATATCATTTGTATGATAGTGTTCAGTCTAGTTCGCCGAACGTAGATTTGGCTGGAAATTTTAGTTCAAATGAAATTTCTGATTTCAGAAAAGTGGTTGAAAATATTTTGAAAGTAAGAGATGTTGTTTTAAAAGTGAATAAGCAATACATCACTTCTGCGGCAATGTCTGATGATTATCGAAACGAACCGTCTTTCAAATTGCAAGGTTCTTACCGAAATATGAATAAGTTGATCACACAGATTCAACCGATTTTAAAAGAGGAAGAAGTAACGCAGATTGTTTTGAATCATTACCAAAATGAATCTCAGACATTGACAACCGGAGCAGAATCGAACATGCTTAAACTAAAAGAATTAATGAATATTCTTTCGGAAGATGAAGCTTTGCGTTGGGAAGAAATCAAGAAAACTTTTGTTAAAAATAAAACGATAAAAGGTTTAGGTGATAATGACCGAATGACGCAGGTGATTGCGCTATTAGCCCAGTTTAGTGAAGGTCTTGATGGAATAAAAGATGTTCTGAATAAGAACTAA
- a CDS encoding transposase: MLYKNIHIGNYIKEMVDDKNISIERICNFLAKDEEFVEKIYESKSIETDILLRWSKLLEYDFFRLYSSHLILYAPPSAVNKTDTPKSEKAPQFRKNIYTQEIKNFILDRIESGEMTQAEVIKEYSIPKSTLHRWIQKKR, from the coding sequence ATGTTATACAAAAACATACACATAGGTAATTATATCAAGGAAATGGTAGATGATAAAAACATTTCCATAGAAAGAATCTGTAATTTTCTTGCAAAAGATGAAGAGTTTGTGGAGAAAATATATGAAAGCAAATCCATAGAAACCGACATTCTTTTGAGATGGAGCAAGCTGTTGGAATATGATTTCTTCAGATTATACAGTTCACATCTGATATTGTATGCTCCACCTTCAGCTGTGAATAAAACCGACACTCCAAAATCTGAAAAAGCACCGCAGTTCAGAAAAAACATTTACACTCAGGAAATAAAAAATTTCATTCTGGACAGGATCGAATCCGGAGAAATGACTCAGGCAGAAGTAATCAAAGAATACTCTATTCCGAAGAGCACCCTTCACCGCTGGATTCAAAAGAAAAGATAA